The following are encoded together in the Bacillus carboniphilus genome:
- the cmpA gene encoding cortex morphogenetic protein CmpA, protein MPTWFQNQMKKAFYEKNRYQIKVLNQCWFFYQKKYGESS, encoded by the coding sequence ATGCCGACCTGGTTCCAAAATCAAATGAAAAAAGCCTTTTATGAGAAGAACCGTTATCAAATTAAAGTTCTGAATCAATGTTGGTTTTTTTATCAAAAGAAATATGGGGAGTCCTCGTAG
- a CDS encoding Tex family protein, producing MVVTVEEQQINLYTTIAKELNVKQTQVKSVMSLIQEGNTVPFIARYRKEATGSLDEVAIKAITERWTYLENLLKRKEEVIRLIAEQNKLTPELEESILKSEKLQEVEDLYRPYKQKRRTRATVAKEKGLEPLANWMLSFPLSGDIQEEAAKYLSEEKEVLTAEEAIQGAQDIIAEMISDEASLRKWIRQETYRNGQMETSVKDQDKDEKAVYEMYYEYKEAVSKIVPHRILAVNRGEKEDILKVSIKPDVEKIMEYIERKWIKNSVSVAAPFVKFAAEDGYKRLIQPSIEREIRNELTEKAEERAIEIFAENLRNLLLQPPLKGSVMLGVDPAYRTGCKLAVIDETGKVHFIGVIYPHTSEAKKKEAKERFVDIVRKYDVQIIAIGNGTASRETEQFVTDTLGANSLSVPYLIVNEAGASVYSASDLAREEFPDLQVEERSAVSIARRVQDPLAELVKIDPKSVGVGQYQHDVQQKRLNEQLQFVVETVVNQVGVNVNTASPSLLQYVAGLSKTVAQNIVKQRESEGKFTSRAELKTIPRLGAKTYEQCIGFLRIPDGKNPLDRTPIHPETYKEVGTLLDKLGLTEQHLGTEELIEAIKAISIEEMAESLGIGAITLKDICEALVRPERDPRDDLPRPLLKTDVLKLEDLKEGMELQGTVRNVVDFGAFVDIGVKQDGLVHISKLSNKFVKHPLDVVSVGDIVTVWVDSVDLKKGRVALTMLKS from the coding sequence ATAGTGGTTACAGTTGAGGAGCAGCAAATCAATCTTTATACGACAATTGCAAAAGAATTAAATGTAAAGCAAACTCAAGTAAAAAGTGTTATGTCCTTAATTCAGGAAGGGAATACAGTTCCATTTATTGCTCGTTACCGAAAAGAAGCAACGGGATCTCTGGATGAAGTGGCAATCAAAGCCATTACAGAAAGATGGACATACTTAGAGAATTTATTAAAGCGAAAAGAAGAAGTGATTCGCCTAATAGCGGAACAAAATAAATTAACTCCAGAATTAGAAGAAAGTATTTTGAAATCCGAAAAACTCCAAGAAGTGGAAGATCTGTACCGCCCCTATAAACAAAAGAGAAGAACTCGTGCTACCGTGGCGAAGGAGAAAGGACTAGAGCCACTTGCTAATTGGATGTTGTCTTTCCCACTAAGCGGGGATATACAAGAAGAAGCTGCAAAATATCTTTCAGAAGAAAAAGAGGTTTTGACCGCTGAAGAAGCGATACAAGGTGCACAAGATATCATTGCAGAAATGATTTCTGATGAAGCTTCATTACGTAAGTGGATCCGTCAAGAAACATATCGAAATGGTCAAATGGAAACATCCGTTAAGGACCAGGATAAAGATGAAAAAGCTGTTTATGAAATGTACTATGAGTACAAGGAGGCAGTTTCCAAAATCGTTCCCCATCGAATTTTGGCTGTAAATCGTGGGGAGAAGGAAGATATCCTAAAGGTCTCAATCAAACCGGATGTTGAAAAGATAATGGAATACATAGAAAGAAAGTGGATAAAAAATTCTGTATCTGTTGCAGCCCCGTTTGTTAAATTTGCAGCAGAAGATGGATATAAACGGTTGATTCAACCATCTATTGAAAGAGAAATTAGAAATGAGCTTACGGAAAAGGCCGAAGAAAGGGCCATTGAGATTTTCGCAGAAAACTTAAGGAATCTTTTGTTGCAGCCTCCTTTGAAGGGTAGTGTAATGCTAGGGGTTGACCCTGCATACCGAACTGGATGTAAACTGGCTGTTATTGATGAAACGGGGAAAGTTCATTTTATAGGTGTTATTTATCCGCATACATCCGAAGCGAAGAAGAAAGAAGCAAAGGAACGATTTGTAGATATTGTCCGTAAGTATGATGTTCAAATTATTGCAATAGGGAATGGAACAGCATCCCGTGAAACGGAGCAATTCGTGACAGACACTTTAGGGGCGAATAGTTTATCAGTTCCTTACCTCATAGTGAATGAAGCGGGAGCAAGTGTCTATTCTGCATCGGATTTAGCACGTGAGGAATTCCCAGACCTACAAGTAGAGGAAAGGTCAGCTGTCTCTATTGCTAGACGTGTGCAAGATCCATTGGCGGAGCTTGTAAAAATTGACCCAAAATCTGTAGGTGTTGGACAGTACCAGCATGACGTTCAGCAGAAGAGGTTAAATGAACAGCTTCAATTCGTTGTAGAAACTGTCGTAAACCAGGTAGGGGTCAATGTGAACACAGCGTCGCCTTCTCTTTTACAATATGTTGCAGGCCTATCGAAAACCGTGGCTCAAAATATTGTGAAGCAACGTGAAAGTGAAGGGAAATTCACATCTAGGGCTGAGTTAAAGACCATTCCAAGATTAGGTGCCAAAACTTATGAGCAATGTATCGGTTTCCTACGAATTCCAGATGGTAAGAACCCATTAGACCGAACACCCATCCATCCTGAAACCTATAAAGAGGTAGGAACGCTATTAGATAAGTTAGGTCTTACTGAACAACATTTAGGAACTGAGGAGTTAATAGAAGCAATAAAGGCAATTTCTATAGAAGAAATGGCAGAGAGTTTGGGGATTGGAGCTATTACCTTAAAAGATATTTGTGAAGCTCTTGTACGTCCTGAACGAGATCCACGTGATGATTTGCCAAGACCTCTTTTAAAAACAGATGTATTGAAGCTCGAGGATTTAAAGGAAGGGATGGAATTACAGGGGACTGTCCGAAATGTAGTTGATTTTGGTGCATTTGTTGACATTGGGGTTAAACAAGATGGACTAGTCCACATCTCAAAACTAAGTAATAAATTTGTCAAACATCCGCTTGATGTTGTATCGGTGGGGGATATCGTAACCGTATGGGTAGACTCTGTAGATTTGAAAAAAGGTCGAGTGGCATTGACGATGTTGAAATCTTAG
- a CDS encoding SpoIIE family protein phosphatase — protein MVYAKQSAEAVIDAAKEHIQSPVEDIMKACNEALQQKRGAAVTIVEFDYTRNEFTFCGVGNVKFHFVKHDGSTIYPLPVNGYLSGKGQSFKIRRYRYETPSRFILHTDGLSQMSHKKYLKMNMPLDYIYRTMVEGVTKKDDTTFVIGSLK, from the coding sequence GTGGTTTATGCAAAACAATCAGCAGAAGCTGTTATTGATGCCGCAAAAGAACATATCCAATCACCTGTTGAGGATATTATGAAGGCGTGTAATGAAGCATTACAACAAAAAAGAGGAGCAGCTGTAACGATTGTCGAATTTGACTACACTCGGAATGAGTTCACATTTTGCGGAGTGGGAAATGTGAAATTCCACTTCGTAAAACATGATGGAAGTACAATCTATCCATTGCCAGTGAATGGATACCTATCCGGGAAGGGTCAAAGCTTTAAAATTCGTCGCTATCGATACGAGACACCTTCTCGATTTATTCTGCACACGGATGGTTTAAGTCAGATGTCACATAAAAAGTATTTGAAAATGAACATGCCATTGGATTATATCTATCGCACGATGGTAGAAGGTGTAACTAAAAAAGATGACACCACCTTTGTGATAGGCAGTCTTAAATAA
- the sigB gene encoding RNA polymerase sigma factor SigB, which yields MQELSQPNEITKEQVLEWINQYQQNQDEEAQANLVIHYKGLVETLARKYSKGSSYHEDIVQVGVIGLIGAIKRYDETYQKSFESFAVPTIIGEIKRFLRDRTWSVHVPRRIKELGPKIKATVEKLTTELQRSPKIEEIANALDVTEEEVLEAMEMGKSYQALSVDRAIEADADGGTITLLDLVGKPDEGYEKVHQRLVLEKVLHVLTDREKQIIQYTYLDNLSQKEAGEKLEISQMHVSRLQRRAIKKLQEAINADIQIRSDEG from the coding sequence ATGCAAGAACTGTCTCAACCTAATGAAATCACAAAAGAGCAAGTTTTAGAATGGATTAACCAATATCAACAAAACCAAGATGAAGAAGCGCAAGCTAATCTTGTCATACATTATAAAGGACTGGTAGAAACATTAGCTCGTAAATACTCTAAGGGTAGCTCTTACCATGAAGACATTGTTCAAGTAGGCGTTATTGGGTTAATTGGAGCTATCAAGCGATATGATGAAACCTATCAGAAAAGCTTTGAATCTTTTGCTGTTCCAACCATAATTGGTGAGATTAAGAGGTTTTTGCGTGACCGTACTTGGAGTGTGCATGTTCCAAGAAGGATTAAAGAGCTAGGCCCAAAAATTAAGGCAACAGTTGAAAAGCTTACAACGGAATTACAAAGATCTCCTAAGATTGAGGAGATTGCTAATGCTTTAGATGTTACGGAAGAAGAAGTATTGGAAGCAATGGAGATGGGGAAGAGTTATCAAGCCCTATCGGTTGATAGAGCAATCGAAGCAGATGCAGACGGTGGAACGATCACGCTCCTTGATTTGGTCGGTAAACCTGATGAAGGCTATGAAAAAGTGCATCAAAGGCTTGTTCTGGAAAAAGTATTACATGTATTAACAGATCGAGAAAAGCAAATTATTCAATATACGTACCTAGATAATTTGAGTCAAAAAGAAGCGGGTGAAAAGCTTGAAATATCCCAGATGCATGTTTCAAGACTTCAGAGAAGAGCCATTAAAAAGCTTCAGGAAGCAATAAACGCTGATATTCAGATTCGGAGTGACGAAGGTTGA
- the rsbW gene encoding anti-sigma B factor RsbW encodes MNRSFEYVEMKIPSKAEYVGIIRLTLSGIASRMGFSYDEIEDLKIATSEAVTNAVQHAYQSAEVGDVLIGFAIFKDRLEIIVSDRGQTFDLDQVRGETGPYQNTEETNVEVLREGGLGLYLIETLMDQVRIHQQDGVTVLMTKFLEGEQVERDARTVST; translated from the coding sequence ATGAACCGTTCTTTTGAATATGTTGAAATGAAAATCCCGTCGAAAGCAGAGTATGTTGGAATTATTCGCTTAACGCTTTCTGGAATCGCGAGTAGAATGGGATTCTCTTATGATGAAATAGAAGATTTAAAAATTGCTACGAGTGAAGCTGTTACGAACGCTGTTCAGCATGCCTATCAATCCGCTGAAGTTGGAGATGTATTGATTGGTTTTGCTATTTTTAAAGACCGCTTAGAAATTATCGTTTCAGATAGAGGTCAAACATTTGATTTAGATCAGGTAAGAGGAGAAACAGGTCCATATCAAAACACGGAAGAAACGAATGTAGAAGTACTGCGTGAAGGTGGGCTAGGTCTTTATTTAATTGAGACCTTAATGGATCAAGTTCGAATTCACCAGCAAGATGGGGTGACAGTCCTAATGACGAAGTTTCTCGAAGGAGAGCAGGTGGAAAGGGATGCAAGAACTGTCTCAACCTAA
- a CDS encoding anti-sigma factor antagonist translates to MNIAIDVKQMDHQDHVHVGGEIDAYTAPKLREVLFPLSEKKGVHLIVDLGNVSYMDSTGLGVFVGVFKNVRSNDGNLMLVGLSERLRRLFTITGLADIMNIESHTEGEVQ, encoded by the coding sequence ATGAATATAGCGATTGATGTCAAACAAATGGACCATCAAGACCATGTTCATGTTGGTGGTGAAATAGATGCGTATACAGCACCTAAATTACGGGAGGTTCTTTTTCCGTTATCAGAGAAAAAGGGTGTTCATTTAATTGTTGATTTAGGGAATGTATCGTATATGGATAGTACAGGTTTAGGCGTATTCGTCGGGGTTTTTAAAAATGTTCGTAGCAATGATGGGAATTTAATGCTAGTAGGGCTTTCTGAACGCTTAAGGAGATTATTTACAATTACTGGATTGGCGGACATTATGAATATTGAAAGCCATACTGAGGGTGAAGTGCAATGA
- a CDS encoding PP2C family protein-serine/threonine phosphatase → MSFREELEQQYKQILRGFLKNPTEEALYQAQNFSKKAIEQGISPEEIINIHRNGLMDDISLNEGDTIQTFELLLEVMMGYGLRFREYQSLRFKQEELKTEMEIAANVQQTLLDTDIPQIDCLDIGAISVPAKHMNGDYFHFVHDDNNCVSIAIADVIGKGIPAALCMSMIKYAMDSLPEHRPDPRYVLENLNRVVEQNVDPSMFVTMFYGMYNPVSHTFTYSSAGHEPGIYYHANSDSFEEIEARGLMLGVDRHTKYRQYVKYIQPNDMIILMSDGVTECRTDDGFIEREALLKSMRKYIHSNAQEMVNQIYKELEKLQDFELRDDFTLIVLKRKV, encoded by the coding sequence ATGAGCTTCCGTGAAGAATTAGAGCAACAATATAAGCAAATACTCAGGGGATTTTTGAAGAATCCGACTGAAGAGGCATTATATCAAGCTCAAAATTTCAGTAAGAAGGCAATCGAACAAGGAATATCCCCCGAAGAAATCATAAACATTCATAGGAATGGTTTAATGGATGATATTTCCCTAAATGAAGGAGATACCATTCAAACATTTGAGCTATTACTAGAGGTAATGATGGGGTACGGACTCCGTTTTCGGGAATATCAAAGCCTTCGCTTTAAACAAGAAGAATTAAAAACAGAGATGGAAATTGCAGCAAACGTCCAACAAACCTTATTAGACACGGATATCCCTCAAATCGATTGTTTGGATATTGGTGCTATTAGTGTCCCTGCTAAGCATATGAATGGTGATTATTTCCATTTTGTCCATGATGACAATAATTGTGTGAGTATTGCCATAGCGGATGTGATTGGGAAAGGTATACCAGCTGCATTATGCATGTCTATGATCAAGTACGCAATGGATTCCTTACCTGAACATAGACCAGATCCTCGTTATGTCCTTGAGAATCTTAATCGTGTTGTAGAACAAAATGTAGACCCAAGTATGTTCGTTACAATGTTCTATGGGATGTATAATCCTGTTTCTCATACATTCACCTACTCGTCAGCAGGTCATGAGCCAGGAATCTATTACCATGCCAATTCTGATAGTTTTGAAGAAATTGAAGCTAGAGGATTGATGCTAGGTGTTGATCGGCATACGAAGTACAGACAATATGTCAAGTATATACAACCAAATGACATGATTATTCTTATGTCCGATGGTGTGACCGAATGTAGGACCGATGATGGGTTCATAGAGAGAGAAGCCCTATTGAAATCCATGAGAAAATACATTCATTCAAATGCTCAAGAAATGGTTAATCAAATCTATAAGGAATTAGAAAAACTCCAGGATTTTGAGCTTAGAGATGACTTTACTCTTATTGTTTTAAAAAGAAAGGTTTGA
- a CDS encoding anti-sigma regulatory factor has product MADQSYVQIINEWDIVAARQLGRDYAKDLGFSTVDQARITTAISELARNIYLYAGKGQISIYKLNSRGKQGLLVEAIDEGPGIADIRKVMEDGFSTSGGLGAGLPGVKRLMDEFAIDSEVGKGTRIEAKKWLR; this is encoded by the coding sequence ATGGCGGACCAGTCCTATGTTCAAATAATTAATGAATGGGACATTGTAGCGGCTCGCCAGCTAGGACGAGATTATGCTAAAGATTTAGGCTTTAGCACAGTAGACCAAGCTCGCATCACGACCGCGATTAGTGAACTAGCACGTAATATATATCTTTATGCAGGAAAAGGTCAGATTTCTATTTATAAATTGAACAGCAGAGGGAAACAGGGTCTATTAGTAGAGGCAATTGATGAGGGGCCAGGCATTGCCGATATCCGAAAAGTTATGGAAGATGGCTTTTCAACTTCAGGCGGACTAGGTGCAGGATTACCTGGAGTAAAACGTTTGATGGATGAATTTGCTATTGATTCTGAAGTAGGGAAAGGGACGCGAATCGAAGCTAAAAAGTGGCTTCGTTAG
- a CDS encoding STAS domain-containing protein → MRIPILKLHNTLLASIQWELDDQTALQFQEDLLQKIYETGANGVVIDITAIDFIDSFIAKVLGDVIQMSKLMGAKVVITGVQPAVAITLLELGVTLDDVLTALDLEKGLDKLRQELGD, encoded by the coding sequence ATGAGGATTCCGATATTAAAGCTGCATAATACTCTTTTAGCCTCTATTCAATGGGAGCTAGACGATCAAACAGCTCTTCAATTTCAGGAGGACTTACTGCAAAAAATATATGAGACGGGTGCGAATGGTGTAGTTATAGACATTACAGCCATAGATTTTATAGATTCCTTTATTGCCAAAGTCCTTGGCGATGTTATTCAAATGTCCAAACTAATGGGAGCTAAGGTAGTCATAACTGGGGTTCAACCAGCCGTCGCCATTACGTTACTAGAGCTTGGAGTCACCTTAGATGATGTCTTAACAGCCTTAGATTTAGAGAAAGGTTTGGATAAACTTAGGCAGGAATTGGGGGATTAA
- a CDS encoding STAS domain-containing protein, with protein MDTRAINYVQNQKEELVIKWTERMKETTDDRIINVVSDQVFVSTGREFIDLIASKIVGLTSSQSPLDDFVDKIVQLGWTLGFVSDGFKAFEDIFVHALKEEGFTDTEQLTLYSNLDSILTPLYNEIVNRYTSTWERTVSLQKTALQELSAPLIPVFEGITVMPLIGTIDTERAKQIMENLLNGVVNHRSEVVLIDITGVPVVDTMVAHHIIQAAEAVRLVGSKCMLVGIRPEIAQTIVNLGIDLEHITTKNTLQKGIESALELTSRKIVKLEGAE; from the coding sequence ATGGACACTCGAGCTATAAACTACGTACAAAATCAAAAAGAGGAACTAGTCATAAAATGGACTGAAAGAATGAAAGAAACAACAGATGATCGTATTATCAATGTTGTGTCCGATCAAGTATTCGTTTCAACAGGACGAGAGTTTATTGATTTGATCGCTAGTAAAATCGTTGGGTTAACGTCTTCTCAAAGTCCTTTGGATGACTTTGTAGATAAAATTGTTCAACTCGGATGGACTTTAGGGTTCGTTTCAGATGGGTTTAAAGCATTTGAAGACATATTCGTCCATGCCCTAAAAGAGGAAGGATTCACCGATACAGAACAACTCACCTTGTATTCAAATTTAGATTCGATCCTTACACCTTTATATAATGAAATAGTAAATAGATATACAAGTACATGGGAAAGAACGGTTTCTCTTCAAAAAACAGCGCTTCAAGAATTGTCGGCACCACTAATACCTGTATTTGAAGGCATTACCGTCATGCCATTAATCGGTACAATCGATACAGAAAGAGCCAAGCAAATCATGGAGAACTTATTGAATGGTGTAGTCAATCATCGTTCCGAAGTTGTGTTAATCGATATTACAGGTGTTCCAGTTGTTGATACCATGGTTGCCCATCATATCATTCAAGCTGCAGAAGCTGTGAGATTAGTAGGTTCTAAGTGTATGTTAGTTGGAATACGACCTGAAATTGCACAAACAATCGTTAATCTGGGTATTGATCTAGAGCATATAACGACGAAAAACACCCTGCAAAAGGGAATAGAGTCGGCCTTAGAACTGACAAGTCGCAAAATTGTCAAACTGGAGGGTGCGGAATGA
- a CDS encoding type II toxin-antitoxin system PemK/MazF family toxin, whose protein sequence is MIVKRGDVYFADLSPVVGSEQGGVRPVLIIQNDIGNRFSPTVIVAAITAQIQKAKLPTHVEIDAARYGFERDSVILLEQVRTIDKQRLTDKITHLDEEMMEKVDEALQISLGLIHF, encoded by the coding sequence TTGATTGTGAAACGTGGCGACGTATATTTTGCTGACCTTTCCCCTGTCGTTGGTTCTGAACAAGGTGGAGTAAGACCTGTACTCATTATCCAAAACGATATCGGGAATCGGTTTAGCCCCACTGTCATAGTCGCGGCGATAACAGCACAAATTCAAAAAGCAAAACTCCCAACTCATGTTGAAATTGATGCAGCACGATATGGATTTGAACGTGATTCTGTTATTTTGCTGGAACAAGTCCGGACGATTGATAAACAGCGGTTAACAGATAAGATTACGCATTTAGACGAAGAAATGATGGAAAAAGTGGATGAAGCACTGCAGATTAGTCTAGGACTCATTCATTTTTAA
- a CDS encoding antitoxin endoai, with translation MSDSNLLTELTVRLPKQLVSELDSYADSENVNLNELIYRATNMYLREKKKRQIRESMRRGYMEMAKINLSIASEAFQAEYEAEHTVEKLVSGG, from the coding sequence GTGTCAGATTCGAATCTTTTAACTGAATTAACCGTTCGGCTACCTAAGCAGCTTGTTTCCGAACTTGACAGCTATGCAGATAGTGAAAACGTTAATTTGAATGAATTGATTTACCGTGCGACAAATATGTATCTACGTGAGAAAAAGAAAAGACAAATCCGTGAATCAATGAGAAGAGGATATATGGAAATGGCTAAAATAAACCTCTCCATTGCTTCGGAAGCATTTCAAGCGGAATATGAGGCAGAACATACCGTAGAAAAGCTGGTCAGCGGGGGATAA